The Leptospira sp. WS39.C2 genome contains a region encoding:
- a CDS encoding peptidoglycan DD-metalloendopeptidase family protein — protein MKNLHLVFFTCILTLCNISLWSQTSLENRDKEKQTGLIKTNQKKQDEILQKYNDFITKIQSRFPELKISSSPIDLKNAEGISDHNNAPGATDKKSKSIGVIASDHFFLQLEPSSKPNVRSTFKVKKGDPLEVLMVLKQDVTSKKEGSHWVLVRTKTKKEGYITQDLLQPLKPAVKSRNTEGFSLDLASLPSRTTTGSLNSSYSDTKKGKEMWVNASSLNMRGEPDVNGYVIARLPKGVKVTIQSSSTTEEIIDGMSSNWHQVSSAYGNGWVFGGYLSSSEVVSYEVQPGEISFPQENPDELKIGEKRFVRSTNLRMRDEPNEYGSVIISIPGDEKLKIVDTKKEIESIGGVRSKWLYVNWNDEWEGWVFGGFVSKDKGPLVDSDDISKYFQIPIDNDRYVSSNFGTRVDPVSGKVGAFHSGIDLPAPIGTPIKAVSDGKVWRTITTSGGYGVLTILSHKNNIYTYYAHQNDRLVKEGDTVRSGDIIGQVGNTGKSTGPHLHFEVRKGPDQQALDPGAYLPK, from the coding sequence ATGAAAAATCTACACCTTGTTTTTTTCACGTGCATTCTCACATTATGTAACATTTCCCTCTGGTCACAGACTAGTTTAGAAAATAGGGATAAAGAAAAACAAACTGGTCTCATCAAAACCAATCAAAAAAAACAAGATGAGATTTTACAAAAATACAATGACTTCATTACAAAAATCCAAAGTCGATTTCCTGAACTTAAAATATCTTCTTCACCCATTGATTTGAAAAATGCAGAAGGAATTTCCGATCATAATAATGCGCCAGGTGCCACTGATAAAAAAAGTAAATCTATTGGAGTGATCGCTTCTGACCATTTTTTCCTACAACTTGAGCCTTCTTCTAAACCTAACGTCCGCTCTACATTCAAAGTTAAAAAAGGAGATCCTCTAGAAGTTTTGATGGTATTAAAACAAGATGTAACTTCAAAAAAAGAAGGATCTCATTGGGTATTAGTTCGTACCAAAACAAAAAAAGAAGGTTATATCACTCAGGATTTATTACAACCATTGAAACCAGCTGTTAAATCTAGAAATACTGAAGGATTTTCGTTAGATTTAGCTTCTTTACCCAGTAGAACAACAACAGGATCATTAAATTCAAGTTATTCGGACACTAAAAAAGGTAAAGAAATGTGGGTGAATGCAAGCTCCTTAAACATGAGAGGAGAACCTGATGTAAATGGATATGTCATTGCAAGATTACCAAAAGGAGTCAAGGTAACCATTCAAAGTTCCAGTACGACTGAAGAAATCATCGATGGTATGTCTTCCAATTGGCACCAAGTTTCTTCTGCTTATGGAAATGGTTGGGTTTTTGGTGGTTATTTGAGTTCATCGGAAGTTGTTTCCTATGAAGTTCAACCTGGAGAGATTTCCTTTCCCCAAGAAAATCCAGACGAATTAAAAATTGGGGAAAAACGTTTTGTTCGTTCTACTAATTTAAGAATGAGAGACGAACCAAATGAATATGGATCTGTCATCATTTCAATTCCTGGTGATGAAAAGTTAAAAATCGTAGATACCAAAAAAGAAATCGAATCTATCGGTGGTGTTCGTTCTAAATGGTTATATGTAAATTGGAATGATGAGTGGGAAGGATGGGTATTTGGTGGATTTGTTTCCAAAGACAAAGGCCCACTTGTCGATAGTGATGATATTTCGAAATACTTTCAAATTCCTATCGATAATGATCGTTATGTGTCCTCAAACTTTGGTACTCGAGTTGATCCAGTTTCCGGCAAAGTTGGGGCATTCCATTCTGGAATAGATTTACCTGCACCCATTGGAACTCCAATCAAAGCAGTAAGTGATGGGAAAGTTTGGCGAACCATAACAACTAGCGGAGGTTATGGGGTATTAACTATATTAAGCCATAAAAATAATATTTATACCTATTATGCACACCAAAATGATCGTTTGGTAAAAGAAGGTGACACTGTCCGCTCTGGTGATATCATTGGTCAGGTAGGAAACACTGGAAAATCTACTGGTCCTCATTTACATTTTGAAGTTAGGAAAGGCCCCGACCAACAAGCATTGGATCCGGGAGCATATTTACCCAAATGA
- a CDS encoding radical SAM protein, giving the protein MFKSFSHIYIEEGIYDHFRTKEIISKFPNATLVPIRHYKDNFNRNSQNFRIQKQSPKLILAEKKDHFLYPGSDFSPNFSFPHFYYNTLALNCIYDCEYCYLQGMFPSANLVLFVNWEDFFEETKRFLKTHESLYLALSYDTDLLALESFFPATQSWIQFANSEPNLTLEIRTKSTNFQSISHLTPNPNIILAWTISPQIVISSIEHGTPSLQARLKTIQKTIEAGWKVRVCIDPILRIPDWRLHYQSLAETLGKELNPVGITELSVGGFRMNIDFLKQIIDIRKDSSILFHAFEKKDKIVSYSKEETEEILEVMISSLKKHFDPNQIKVSYS; this is encoded by the coding sequence ATGTTTAAATCATTTTCCCATATTTACATCGAAGAAGGTATATATGATCATTTTCGAACCAAAGAAATTATATCAAAATTTCCCAATGCAACCCTCGTCCCAATTCGTCATTATAAAGATAACTTCAATCGAAATTCACAAAATTTTAGAATCCAAAAACAATCTCCCAAATTGATTTTGGCGGAGAAAAAAGATCATTTTTTATACCCTGGAAGTGATTTTTCACCCAACTTTTCATTTCCTCACTTCTATTATAACACATTAGCACTTAATTGTATTTATGATTGCGAATATTGTTACTTACAAGGGATGTTTCCTTCTGCAAATCTTGTCTTATTTGTAAATTGGGAGGATTTTTTTGAAGAAACAAAACGTTTTTTAAAAACGCATGAATCCTTATATTTGGCTTTGTCGTATGACACAGATTTATTGGCATTAGAATCATTTTTCCCTGCGACCCAAAGTTGGATTCAATTCGCAAACTCTGAGCCTAATTTAACATTGGAAATTCGGACAAAATCCACCAATTTCCAATCCATTTCCCATCTAACACCAAATCCGAATATCATTTTAGCTTGGACAATCAGCCCACAAATTGTGATCAGTTCGATCGAACATGGAACACCCTCCCTCCAAGCCAGACTCAAAACGATACAAAAAACGATCGAAGCTGGTTGGAAAGTGCGTGTTTGCATAGATCCAATCCTAAGGATTCCCGATTGGAGACTCCATTACCAGTCGTTAGCTGAAACATTAGGGAAAGAACTAAACCCAGTAGGCATAACAGAACTAAGTGTGGGCGGATTTCGAATGAATATTGATTTTCTGAAACAAATCATCGATATCCGAAAGGACTCTTCCATTTTATTTCATGCATTTGAAAAAAAAGATAAAATTGTTTCTTATTCAAAAGAAGAAACTGAAGAAATCTTAGAGGTGATGATTTCCTCTCTTAAAAAACATTTTGATCCAAATCAAATAAAAGTGAGTTATTCTTAA
- a CDS encoding adenylate/guanylate cyclase domain-containing protein: MIYSLYLIGFLFLGILYWISRLYKQNEENFNTVTVLKSEVQILKEDLEKKEKELLSTKTISEEFSNKLVDSYSQLSDLDGLLREINSASDLKDVLRILGFYIREKFKVPHYLLYVYKLDLDELEFFHSNFPEELSETVKLEIMGRTIPVSDSYVTTYAHAYVRKRKRSFYIEDFETYKTEGVELENKKSANLKSLLIVPLYLRNKFIGTLDLLDYSGIFLLNEQQLNQIKIIADYIAGTIETGYLLDELKNVNSKIQEEKENIESNRLKLENLHKFNRKINSYSEIEDITREVFSYLKVNHRVELGFILLVDPKTNTLVPLMEGAEVFNKGLLVSNFLRTFRPKLIPTIGSLYRSYIKQKPIYLKKSTRWKELTPIDTSIVESFKLELFGHVPLVVQGQTIGIVCVTRLTKEFPWSQNEFQEIISFCEQVAGAIHNANLRRDLEKEREKTIHFIRNILPGDLADELIERGEVVPMEYESVSILFTDFKNFTKAAESLSPEDLIEQLDGCFSQFDDIAVRHNFEKLKTIGDSYMAAGGIPQGNFTHPVDACLFAMEIKSFMIQIRSFKQMLGQDFWEIRIGIHTGPVVAGVVGKSKFAYDVWGDAVNTASRMESSSDAGEINLSETTYEKVKRFFECEYRGKVKAKNKGEMGMYFLKRLRPEFSRDPEGMVPNQIFLDLYKNLQIGAKIIYRQTGS, from the coding sequence ATGATTTATAGTTTATATTTGATTGGTTTTTTGTTTTTGGGAATCCTTTATTGGATCTCTAGATTATACAAACAAAATGAAGAAAATTTTAACACGGTTACAGTATTAAAATCGGAAGTCCAAATCCTAAAGGAAGATTTAGAAAAAAAAGAAAAGGAACTACTATCGACTAAAACCATCTCTGAAGAATTTTCGAATAAACTAGTCGATTCTTATAGCCAACTTTCTGACTTAGATGGACTTCTCAGAGAAATTAATTCGGCATCAGATCTAAAAGATGTTCTTAGAATATTAGGTTTTTATATAAGAGAAAAATTCAAAGTACCACATTATCTGTTGTATGTTTATAAATTGGATTTAGATGAATTAGAATTTTTTCATAGTAATTTTCCTGAAGAACTTTCAGAGACTGTTAAATTGGAAATCATGGGAAGGACTATCCCTGTTTCAGATTCGTATGTGACAACTTATGCACATGCTTACGTTCGCAAAAGGAAAAGAAGTTTTTATATAGAAGACTTTGAAACATATAAAACCGAAGGTGTTGAACTTGAAAACAAAAAGTCGGCAAACCTAAAATCATTACTCATCGTTCCATTATACTTACGCAATAAATTCATAGGAACATTGGATTTATTAGATTATTCAGGAATTTTCTTATTAAATGAACAACAACTCAACCAAATCAAAATTATAGCAGATTATATTGCAGGAACGATTGAAACTGGTTATCTTCTAGATGAATTAAAAAACGTAAATAGCAAAATACAAGAAGAAAAGGAAAATATCGAATCCAATCGATTAAAACTAGAGAACTTACATAAATTCAATCGGAAAATCAACTCCTATTCGGAAATAGAAGACATTACAAGGGAAGTATTTAGTTATTTAAAAGTAAACCATAGGGTAGAACTTGGATTTATTTTACTTGTGGATCCTAAAACAAATACACTCGTTCCTTTAATGGAAGGGGCTGAAGTTTTTAATAAAGGTTTACTTGTTTCCAATTTTTTAAGAACGTTTAGACCAAAACTAATTCCAACAATTGGCTCTCTTTATCGTTCTTACATAAAACAAAAACCAATATACCTGAAAAAATCTACTCGTTGGAAAGAGCTCACACCAATTGATACTTCTATTGTGGAAAGTTTCAAATTAGAACTATTTGGCCATGTCCCTTTAGTTGTGCAAGGCCAAACAATTGGAATTGTTTGTGTCACTCGCCTAACAAAGGAATTCCCTTGGTCACAAAATGAATTCCAAGAAATCATATCATTTTGTGAACAAGTAGCCGGTGCAATCCATAACGCAAATTTAAGAAGGGATCTCGAAAAGGAACGTGAAAAAACAATTCATTTCATACGTAATATTTTACCAGGTGATTTAGCCGATGAATTGATTGAACGTGGTGAAGTGGTTCCCATGGAATATGAATCTGTAAGTATCTTATTTACAGATTTTAAGAATTTCACAAAAGCAGCAGAGTCGTTATCTCCAGAAGATTTGATTGAACAATTAGATGGTTGTTTTTCACAGTTTGATGATATTGCCGTTCGGCATAATTTTGAAAAATTAAAAACCATTGGAGATTCCTATATGGCCGCGGGTGGAATCCCACAAGGAAATTTCACACACCCAGTGGATGCCTGTTTGTTTGCAATGGAAATCAAATCTTTTATGATCCAAATTCGCTCCTTCAAACAAATGTTAGGCCAAGATTTTTGGGAAATTAGAATTGGAATCCATACTGGACCAGTTGTCGCAGGGGTAGTTGGAAAATCAAAATTTGCTTATGACGTTTGGGGTGATGCAGTAAATACAGCAAGCCGAATGGAAAGTTCAAGTGATGCTGGTGAAATTAATTTGTCAGAAACTACTTATGAAAAAGTAAAACGGTTTTTTGAATGTGAATATAGAGGCAAAGTCAAAGCCAAAAACAAAGGGGAAATGGGGATGTATTTTTTAAAACGATTACGTCCCGAATTTTCACGAGACCCTGAAGGAATGGTTCCAAATCAGATTTTCTTAGATTTATATAAAAATTTGCAGATCGGGGCCAAAATCATTTACCGTCAAACTGGTTCCTAA
- a CDS encoding adenylate/guanylate cyclase domain-containing protein, with product MKKFFHLIVSFFLLFSIFTCGEVNRNKPIAKKGQMDLTSWDFHRDGNLNLDGEWEFYWNETLSGIHIEKELGKEPKFIYQVVPSNWKGVDWFGETLDGYGYATYKLKVFFPENTPTLAFHNLDLSSAYRMYINGKLVVEQGSFGINPNYFEPSYKSILVDLEPVSGETEIVYEISNFHYSKGGFWESMEIGERRKLYDKVNRSYQITSFLAGSIFLWALYHLGLFLMRRQDKASLFIALFSLLIVMRLLTIGERNILDIIPSLPMDALIRLEFATIYIATIVFAYFYRLVFPNTVGQKTMYVLYTLITPFLISLFLPVSVFTSQIHYFQIFLILVCVRITIAIIMAYRADTVGAGLSLIGFSFVFGTVVHDILYQNNVINTMNITPFGFLGFILFQGYILSYGFTRAYASIEKLKESLEISNKELNVLKVGLEDIVVERTQELEISKSNIERLNEFAKTLNTSLELDSILHKAFDYLKEEVFCDSMILLLVDSENGKLQYLKSVASPTSALQLETKFRGMSFPLDVSAGLFYHVYKRNRPFRFAKVWESRLNESNQKFIQMIGKHPGMIIPLSSQGKVIAMLAIFSEHKGSSFSKAQLQLVENTAENIATAVTNSILVEEMNREKFIAENARLQMENAKNEVVKLNEFTKKINSESSLSQIIDEMFDYILKSFEIEATLIQLLDTKKKELYTYKTTIPTYATEEQLSFANSFRVPLNERGGIIYKTYLRKKALFVPKPPKKYESELDEQIFSRLSLSSFVAVPLVVQNEVIGIAYFTSYQKPMEVTREVLRRISGFCDQIAGAIQNSLLLQLTEEERKKSEKAKSEIQKMNEFAKTINSQNNLENILAEIFGFIRKNYKIENCVLYFLDKEFNELRYLNHSGFDLLSDDNVNFFKTLRFPLKEESGFVYKCYKRKRHFYMKHVPKSMPYEIDKQITEKSGMKGFLISPLVNNDEVVAMAMYGINDETIQFSSDEVDSIVGVSEHIASAINNHFLLKKIEEEKQRSDSLLLNILPKNVAEELQKKGRVNPVEFENVTLLMTSFPGFSQITGQLTPEELIEGLDLYFSRFDEIIKTKGMEKLRMTGDMYLAAGGLPLGNFTHAVDACLAALQIKNEVNRMIEDFKDIPFKPNGITIAIHSGPVVAGVIGKSKFNYDVWGKTVTQTQAIRRGGVGDTISISQETMEKVKRLFHIGNQRMIDTYEGDQFPIYELLSLKSDLADDTGIVPNDKFERLYTQQKRGAKILIK from the coding sequence ATGAAGAAATTTTTCCATTTGATTGTTTCGTTCTTTCTACTTTTCTCAATTTTTACATGTGGGGAAGTCAACAGAAACAAACCAATTGCAAAAAAAGGGCAAATGGACTTAACTTCATGGGATTTCCATCGAGATGGAAATCTAAACTTAGATGGTGAATGGGAATTTTATTGGAATGAAACATTAAGTGGCATTCATATTGAAAAAGAACTAGGAAAAGAACCTAAATTTATCTACCAAGTTGTTCCCTCCAACTGGAAGGGTGTGGATTGGTTTGGTGAAACTTTAGATGGATATGGTTATGCGACATATAAACTAAAAGTTTTTTTTCCAGAAAACACACCTACATTAGCCTTTCATAACTTGGATTTATCTTCAGCTTACCGTATGTACATAAACGGTAAATTAGTAGTTGAACAGGGAAGTTTTGGAATCAATCCAAATTATTTTGAACCCTCTTATAAATCTATATTAGTGGATCTCGAACCAGTATCTGGTGAAACAGAAATAGTTTATGAAATCTCAAATTTCCATTATTCCAAAGGTGGATTTTGGGAAAGTATGGAAATTGGCGAAAGACGCAAGTTATACGACAAAGTAAACCGTAGTTACCAAATCACTTCCTTTTTGGCGGGAAGTATCTTTCTCTGGGCTTTATACCACTTGGGTTTATTCCTTATGCGACGACAAGACAAAGCAAGTTTGTTCATTGCATTGTTTAGTTTACTCATCGTTATGCGACTCTTGACAATCGGAGAAAGGAATATCTTAGATATTATTCCATCATTACCGATGGATGCTCTCATTCGATTGGAATTTGCAACCATCTACATAGCGACAATTGTTTTTGCCTATTTTTATCGATTGGTTTTCCCCAATACCGTCGGCCAAAAAACGATGTATGTATTATATACATTGATCACACCATTTTTAATATCTTTATTTTTACCAGTTTCTGTATTTACCTCTCAAATTCATTATTTCCAAATTTTTTTGATCCTCGTCTGCGTTAGAATCACCATAGCCATCATTATGGCATATAGGGCCGATACAGTTGGAGCAGGATTATCACTGATTGGATTTAGTTTTGTGTTTGGAACTGTCGTACATGATATATTATACCAAAATAATGTCATCAACACGATGAACATTACACCATTTGGATTTTTAGGTTTTATCCTTTTCCAAGGGTATATCTTATCTTATGGTTTCACAAGAGCCTACGCATCTATTGAAAAATTAAAAGAAAGTTTAGAAATCTCCAACAAAGAATTGAATGTCCTTAAGGTAGGTTTGGAAGACATCGTTGTTGAAAGAACTCAAGAATTAGAAATATCAAAATCAAACATTGAAAGATTAAACGAATTTGCAAAAACTCTAAATACTTCACTTGAGTTAGATAGCATTTTACACAAAGCATTTGATTATCTAAAAGAAGAAGTTTTTTGCGATTCCATGATACTTCTGTTAGTTGATTCAGAGAACGGGAAACTCCAATATCTCAAATCTGTTGCATCACCTACATCTGCCCTACAATTAGAAACCAAATTTCGTGGAATGAGTTTTCCATTGGATGTTAGCGCTGGTTTGTTTTACCATGTTTACAAACGTAATAGACCTTTTCGTTTTGCAAAAGTATGGGAATCACGATTGAATGAATCCAATCAAAAATTCATTCAAATGATCGGTAAACATCCAGGTATGATCATACCTTTGAGTTCCCAAGGAAAAGTAATTGCTATGTTAGCAATTTTCAGCGAACACAAAGGTTCTAGTTTTTCAAAAGCCCAATTACAATTAGTAGAAAACACTGCCGAAAATATTGCGACAGCTGTTACAAACTCAATCCTCGTAGAAGAAATGAATCGCGAAAAGTTTATAGCAGAGAACGCTCGATTGCAAATGGAAAATGCAAAAAATGAAGTCGTAAAACTCAATGAATTTACCAAAAAAATCAACTCTGAATCAAGTTTATCTCAAATCATAGATGAGATGTTCGATTATATATTAAAAAGTTTTGAAATTGAAGCAACTCTCATCCAATTATTGGATACTAAAAAGAAAGAACTTTATACTTACAAAACAACCATACCTACTTATGCAACAGAAGAACAATTAAGCTTTGCAAATTCATTTCGAGTCCCCTTAAACGAACGAGGTGGGATCATTTATAAAACCTACTTACGTAAAAAAGCATTATTTGTTCCAAAACCTCCCAAAAAATACGAATCAGAATTAGACGAACAAATCTTTTCTCGATTAAGTTTATCTTCCTTTGTGGCTGTTCCTCTCGTTGTTCAAAATGAAGTGATTGGAATCGCTTATTTCACCTCTTACCAAAAACCGATGGAAGTAACGAGAGAAGTGCTCAGACGTATCTCTGGTTTTTGTGACCAAATTGCGGGTGCAATCCAAAATTCACTTTTACTGCAACTCACAGAAGAAGAACGTAAAAAATCAGAAAAAGCAAAATCAGAAATCCAAAAAATGAATGAGTTTGCAAAAACAATTAACTCACAAAACAATCTTGAGAATATCTTAGCAGAAATATTTGGATTTATACGCAAAAACTATAAAATTGAAAACTGCGTATTATATTTTTTAGACAAAGAATTCAATGAACTTCGGTATTTAAACCACTCCGGCTTTGACTTGTTAAGTGATGATAATGTAAATTTTTTCAAAACCTTACGTTTCCCCTTAAAAGAGGAAAGTGGATTTGTATACAAGTGTTACAAAAGAAAACGACATTTTTATATGAAACATGTTCCTAAGTCAATGCCTTACGAAATTGACAAACAAATCACTGAAAAATCGGGGATGAAAGGATTTCTAATCTCACCATTAGTGAATAATGATGAAGTCGTTGCGATGGCGATGTATGGTATCAACGATGAAACAATTCAATTTTCAAGCGATGAAGTTGATTCGATTGTAGGTGTTTCCGAACACATTGCCAGTGCCATCAATAACCACTTTTTACTCAAAAAAATTGAAGAAGAAAAACAACGATCAGATTCACTTCTGCTCAATATCCTTCCTAAAAACGTCGCAGAAGAATTACAAAAAAAAGGAAGAGTAAATCCTGTAGAATTTGAAAACGTCACTTTACTGATGACAAGTTTTCCTGGATTTTCTCAGATCACAGGCCAACTCACACCTGAAGAATTGATTGAAGGTCTTGATTTATATTTCTCTCGTTTTGATGAAATCATTAAAACAAAAGGAATGGAAAAGTTAAGGATGACAGGTGATATGTATTTGGCTGCTGGAGGATTACCTCTTGGCAATTTTACTCATGCAGTGGACGCATGCCTTGCCGCCTTACAAATCAAAAACGAAGTGAATCGAATGATTGAAGATTTTAAAGACATCCCATTTAAACCAAATGGAATTACAATCGCCATACATTCGGGCCCTGTTGTTGCTGGGGTCATCGGTAAATCAAAATTTAATTATGATGTCTGGGGAAAAACTGTCACACAAACACAAGCCATCCGAAGGGGTGGTGTGGGAGATACCATCAGTATTTCACAAGAAACAATGGAAAAAGTAAAACGGTTATTCCATATCGGCAACCAAAGAATGATCGATACTTATGAAGGGGATCAATTTCCTATTTATGAATTATTATCATTAAAATCTGATTTAGCCGACGACACCGGTATTGTGCCAAACGATAAATTCGAAAGGTTGTATACCCAACAGAAACGTGGAGCAAAAATTCTAATCAAATGA
- a CDS encoding ankyrin repeat domain-containing protein: protein MKFKFLIVQLLLSFVIINNLLAQEPVTQVTNPTFDMVQILLKGNQKEFETAITSGGDINSTDESGKSLLILAVEKNRPKQFEYLLNQGADLNKRDLSGKTLLHYVVTSKFTNQIKTLVEKGADLNAYDADGNTALHVAILKSNLAVQKILVESKADVNLRNNPRKSPIYLAFEKGKIDTINFLLQNGADINLPDLTGRTPIFVTIEQKNNKLLTIALDANANPNYEDTKSIQPIVYAIDKGFTIGVETLLNRGADIQTKTPEGESLLFYSVEKRNLTVTNLLLKKGLPVDLKNVNGKTLFEIALSKNDTNLLKLVLEAGANPNQQLSSNKNPLEDSIESSKWVIAELLIQKNADFLNPNLSGYLPIHLAARKPGLKIVDLLLKKGVSVDVENAKTNETALSLALENKQIPIAKLLLSKKANPNHKLKEGGSLIFYAIEKKDAEAFKLLVSNGADLLVVNDEEENLITAVCKLEVEKKEQKFVDETIKLLVSKGVNPNAKNKRGLSALHITLNRNRMDTLSTLITLGADPNLTDNNGFTVLHKAIQKFLSAKDSNQIESQKKLVLFLVERRANLNQQDKLGKTILSELAIQFDPGKSEAILELAKVLVLNGGDPKLKDKIGKSAFDYADEKKIPELLEIYRGL, encoded by the coding sequence ATGAAATTTAAATTTTTAATCGTACAACTCTTACTTTCTTTTGTTATCATAAACAATTTATTAGCACAAGAACCTGTAACACAAGTTACAAACCCAACATTCGATATGGTGCAAATTCTTCTCAAAGGGAATCAAAAAGAATTTGAAACAGCAATCACAAGTGGTGGAGATATCAACTCAACTGATGAATCGGGAAAATCTCTACTAATCCTTGCCGTCGAAAAAAATCGTCCAAAACAATTCGAATACTTACTCAACCAAGGTGCAGATCTAAACAAAAGAGACTTATCTGGGAAAACGTTATTACATTATGTAGTCACTTCAAAATTTACCAATCAAATCAAAACCCTTGTTGAAAAGGGGGCAGATTTAAATGCTTACGATGCAGATGGAAATACTGCCTTACACGTTGCAATTTTAAAATCAAACTTAGCGGTACAGAAGATTCTCGTCGAAAGTAAAGCTGATGTGAATCTTAGGAACAATCCCCGAAAATCACCCATTTATTTAGCATTTGAAAAAGGTAAAATAGATACCATCAACTTCCTCTTACAAAATGGGGCAGATATCAATCTACCGGATTTAACGGGAAGAACACCAATTTTTGTAACCATTGAACAAAAAAATAATAAACTTTTAACCATTGCTTTAGATGCGAATGCGAACCCAAACTATGAAGATACCAAATCAATTCAACCCATTGTATATGCAATCGATAAGGGATTCACAATTGGTGTGGAAACCTTATTAAATCGTGGTGCAGATATTCAGACAAAAACTCCTGAAGGTGAATCCTTATTATTTTATTCTGTAGAAAAAAGAAACCTGACAGTCACGAATTTACTTTTAAAAAAAGGACTACCAGTTGATTTAAAAAATGTAAACGGCAAAACCTTATTTGAAATCGCCTTAAGTAAAAATGATACTAATTTATTAAAATTGGTTTTGGAAGCTGGGGCAAATCCAAACCAACAATTATCTTCAAACAAAAATCCTTTAGAAGATTCAATAGAATCTTCCAAATGGGTAATCGCAGAATTGCTAATTCAGAAAAATGCAGATTTTTTAAATCCAAACCTTTCTGGTTACTTACCCATCCATTTAGCAGCAAGAAAACCTGGACTCAAAATCGTAGATCTTTTGTTGAAAAAGGGAGTTTCTGTTGATGTTGAGAATGCCAAAACAAATGAAACGGCATTGTCCCTTGCACTTGAAAACAAACAAATTCCTATTGCCAAACTTCTTTTATCTAAAAAGGCAAACCCCAATCATAAACTAAAAGAAGGTGGGAGTTTAATTTTTTATGCGATCGAAAAAAAGGATGCGGAAGCATTTAAACTTTTAGTATCAAACGGTGCAGATTTATTAGTAGTTAATGATGAAGAAGAAAATTTGATTACGGCAGTATGCAAACTTGAAGTTGAAAAAAAAGAACAAAAGTTTGTCGACGAGACAATCAAATTATTAGTTAGCAAAGGTGTGAATCCAAATGCTAAAAACAAACGTGGGTTAAGTGCCCTCCATATAACACTCAATCGCAATCGAATGGATACTTTATCTACTTTAATTACTTTGGGTGCTGACCCTAACCTAACAGATAATAATGGATTCACTGTATTACACAAAGCGATCCAAAAGTTTTTAAGTGCAAAAGATTCAAATCAAATCGAATCTCAAAAAAAATTAGTACTATTCCTAGTAGAAAGACGCGCGAACCTCAACCAACAAGATAAATTAGGGAAAACTATACTTTCCGAACTCGCAATTCAATTTGATCCTGGTAAAAGTGAAGCCATTTTGGAATTGGCGAAAGTCCTTGTATTAAATGGTGGAGATCCAAAGTTAAAAGATAAAATTGGAAAGTCTGCCTTTGATTATGCGGATGAGAAAAAAATTCCTGAACTCTTAGAAATTTATCGCGGTCTTTAA
- a CDS encoding helix-turn-helix transcriptional regulator: protein METRNVRILFLVFYVISLLVWIIEEVYTLTKPPEYFDRFRVIIATIESFIALSSFLVVFILYKELKKEAVENRQAKTQIHDLKRTNRILINPEKGFWAEAKAQMLEWNLTEAETEIAILLLRGFSQKQIAAVRKKSLRTIENQTASIYEKSSMRGKLEFISFFLTPLLPEED, encoded by the coding sequence ATGGAAACTCGCAACGTCCGTATCCTATTTTTGGTTTTTTATGTAATTTCTTTACTCGTTTGGATCATTGAAGAAGTGTATACACTCACCAAACCTCCAGAATACTTCGATCGTTTCCGTGTCATCATTGCAACAATTGAATCATTCATTGCACTTTCTTCCTTTTTGGTTGTATTTATATTATACAAAGAACTCAAAAAAGAAGCTGTCGAAAACAGACAGGCAAAAACACAAATTCATGACTTAAAAAGAACAAATCGTATTCTAATCAATCCTGAAAAAGGATTCTGGGCAGAAGCAAAAGCACAGATGTTGGAATGGAATCTCACGGAAGCAGAAACCGAAATTGCTATTCTTTTGTTAAGAGGTTTTTCCCAAAAACAAATCGCAGCGGTTCGGAAAAAAAGTCTTAGAACCATTGAAAACCAAACTGCTTCAATTTACGAAAAATCTTCTATGCGAGGGAAACTTGAATTCATTTCATTTTTCCTAACTCCCCTTTTGCCTGAAGAAGACTAA